The window GATAATCATGAAAATTAGAAATTTTTCTTTTTATTATGATTATCTGTAATGACTTTTAACCAATACTTAAAATTTGTCGAGATATTATTTTACGCCAAAAATAAATCGGTCATTTCCGCTGAGATCTTTAATAAGCTCACTGTGAGAAAAGTCTTTGTATAATGCTAAAGTTTCTTGTCCTAATTTCTGATTGATTTCTAAGAAAAGCAAACCGTTTTCATTTAAATATTTTCTAGAATCATCGGCAATTTTTCGGTAAAAAATCAAAGCATCAGAAGTAGGAGAGAATAATGCCATTGTAGGCTCAAATCCCTTTACAGAATCTTCAATCTCGTTCTCTTCATCAATCCCAATATAAGGCGGATTTGAAATAATAATATCAAAATTTTTATTTAAATCTAAATTCAAATAATCAGCATGAATAAAATTGATATCAAGCTGGTGAAAATCTGCATTTTTTTTCGCTGTTTTTAAAGCTTTTTCCGAAAAATCAATCGAACTAACTTCAGCTTCGGGAAAGTATTTCTTTAAAACCAAAGGAATAATTCCGCTTCCGGTTCCAATGTCTAAAATTTTGAGGGTAGAGTTGGAGAGTTTGAGAGTTTGAGCATTTTTTTCTTCTGAAAAATTATGGTTATTTATATTCGAAATCTCTGAACCCAAATCCCGAATCCCGAATCCCGAATCTCGAATCTCCAATTTCGTATCTCCAATCTCCAATCTCGAATCTCCAATCTTTTTAATAGCAAATTCCAGCAACTCTTCGGTTTCCGGACGTGGAATCAATACATTTTCATCTACAAAAATCTTCATTCCATAAAATTCGGTTTCGCCTAAGATTTGTAAATAAGGTTTTCCTGTTTTTAATTCTGAAATAATTTGCTGAAATTGATTGATATTTTCATCAGACAATTCTAAATCTGCAGATTGTCTTTGTTGAAAGTTATTTAGACCTAAAATATTTTCGACAAAAATCTGAAATATAAAGATACTTTCAGAATCTGTATAAACTTCAGAAAGTGAATCTGAAAAATACGTTTTAAGTTGTGATAGCGTCATTATCTTGTAAAAACGAGTTTTGTATCGGTCGATTTTTCCTCATCAATTCTGTAGCCTTCATAGTTGAAAGCTTTCACATCATTTAATGTTTTTGCATTGGTTTCGGCGCAAAATCTTACGACCAAGCCTCTTGCATGCTTCGTGTAAACTACGATTGTTTTCAGTTTTCCGTCTTTTATTTCGTAAAAATCAAAATCGATAACCTGATGATTGAGTTTTTTTCGGTCAACTACTTTTATATATTCATTACTTGCCAAATTCAGGAGAATTTCGTTTTTTTTCATTTCAGAATTAAGCAACTCTGTCACTTTTTCTGTCCAGAATCCGTAAAGATTTTTATAATTTTCAAATTCAAAATTTCTGCCCATTTCAAGACGATACAACATTACTTTATCTGAAGGCTTCAATAATCCGTATAAACCTGAAAGTATTCTGTAGTTTTTCTGAAGATAATCAACTGCGTTTTTGTCTAAAGTTTTTGCATCCAATCCACGGTAGACTTCGCCAGTAAAAGCAAACATTGCTGGTGCAGATTCTTTTGCGGTAGGTTTAGATTTCCATTTTTGATTTCTTTCCCAGTTTTCGTCTGCTAATTTTGCCGAAATTTCCATTAATTCAGAAAGATATTTTGGCGATTTATGTTTTAAATGTGATTGAATTAATTCTGCTTCTTCAATGAATTTGGGAGTAGAAGTTCTCAGTAAATCTGTTGAGTTTTCTATGTTCATTAATTTTGCAGGAGAGGTTATGATTTTCATAAGTTAAGTAAAGATAAATGTTTTGAATCCATAAAATTCATAATCATCATCGAGATAAAGTCGATTAGGAAATGACAGATAATTAGAATTTTAATGTTTGAATATTTTTTATAAAATAAGGCAAAAACGATCCCAATAAAAAAAGGAATAACAACCTGACCGATTGTTCCGTAAGTGCTGTGTAAAATGCCGAATAAAGTAGCAGAACCAACTACACCCATTATCGGACTGTTGTATATTTTTTCAATTCGTGGCTGAATATAAGCCCTCATTAGTAATTCTTCGATAACTCCTGCGGTAAGACAGGTGAAAATGATAAGAAAATAGTTGTTGTTAAATAAAATTTTAAACTCTAGAAGCCTTTTGCTTACTTTTTCTTCAGTTAAGAAAATAATAATTGCATTGAGAAAAGCTCCACCAAATACACAAATAAAGTATAAAGAGATTACAGCACCCAAATAAAATAAAGGGGTATACTTCTTCTCTTCCCAAACAAAGAATGACCTGTTTTCAATAAAAAAATTATAGACTAAAACCAATATTAAAATCAACCACAACGAAAGTCTGTCGTAAAAAAAAAGATCAGACGTTAAGGTTTTATAATTCAAAAATGAATTAATTGTTGGGATTGAAAACAGCATTGAAGCGGCAAGCAATACGAAAGTAAGGATTATGCCTAAAGAATACCTTCCGTTAAGACTCATTGTAAAAACAGTTCTAAATTTCTCCTTTTCCTTGTCTGATAATTTCCGGCTCTCCAGAGGTAAGATCAACTATGGTAGAGGCAATATTATCACCGTATCCTGAATCGATCACAATATCAACCAAATGATCATATTTTTCAGCAATTAATTCCGGATCTGTAGAGTATTCAAGAATTTCATCATCATCTCTGATGGAAGTTGATGCGATAGGATGTCCCAGTTTTTCAACAATCAATTGCGGAATTGAATGATCGGGTACACGAATACCAATTGTTTTATGACCTTTATATGCTAAAGGTAAACTTTTATTCGCCTCTAAAATAAATGTGAACGGACCGGGAAGATGGCTTTTAAGAAACCTGAAAACAGAAGTGTCGATGGGTTTTGTAAAGTCTGATAAATGGCTTAAATCATTACAGATAATTGAGAATTTTGACTTCTCTAGTTTCTGTTTTTTTATCTGCGCCAGTTTTTCCATAGCTTTAATATCAAAAATATTACAGCCCAAAGCATAGATGGTATCAGACGGATAAATAATCAGTCCGCCGTTATTCAGAGTTTTAATAACCTCATTGATAAGGTTTTCCTGAGGATTATCGGGATAAATTTTCAAAATTTTTGCCATAAACAAATGTACGAATATTTAAATAGATTGTATAAAAATGCTTTATTTAAAAGGATTGCTTGCTATTTTCAAATATATTCGTATATTTGCAGTCCAATATCGCGGGGTAGAGCAGTAGGTAGCTCGTCGGGCTCATAACCCGGAGGTCGCACGTTCGAGTCGTGTCCCCGCTACTAAGTTAAGTGCTTTCGGTAAGCACTATAAAGATATATCGCGGGATGGAGCAGTAGGTAGCTCGTTGGGCTCATAACCCAAAGGTCATCGGTTCGAGTCCGGTTCCCGCTACTAAACAGGACAAATGAAATTTACTTTCGTTTGTCCTGTTCTTTTTTTGGAGTAATCCGTTGGTTATCTGAAAGATATAGTTTGCGATTACATTCATTCGAGCGGTTCGATAAGTTTTTCCGTCAAACTCCAATTTTTCGGGGAATATCGAACCAATTATATCCCGTCTTGTTCTGATTTCGCCCTCGCTGTACATTTTAGGAATGCTTTCTATGTATTTCAAAGCCCTGTCCAAAGACTTTTCTACGTTGATTTTCTTGGTATCAGAACCGTCCTTGCTCAACTGTTCTTCCAAACTCTCAATCCGTTTCCTACACTCATCTTTGATTTCGAGATATTCCTCGTCATCAATAATTTCAGACAGCAGTTTGTTGCGTGCTACTGATAACCTTGCATTCAGTTTATCTATTTCCTGTGCAATCTGTTTCTTTTCG is drawn from Chryseobacterium muglaense and contains these coding sequences:
- a CDS encoding N5-glutamine methyltransferase family protein; protein product: MTLSQLKTYFSDSLSEVYTDSESIFIFQIFVENILGLNNFQQRQSADLELSDENINQFQQIISELKTGKPYLQILGETEFYGMKIFVDENVLIPRPETEELLEFAIKKIGDSRLEIGDTKLEIRDSGFGIRDLGSEISNINNHNFSEEKNAQTLKLSNSTLKILDIGTGSGIIPLVLKKYFPEAEVSSIDFSEKALKTAKKNADFHQLDINFIHADYLNLDLNKNFDIIISNPPYIGIDEENEIEDSVKGFEPTMALFSPTSDALIFYRKIADDSRKYLNENGLLFLEINQKLGQETLALYKDFSHSELIKDLSGNDRFIFGVK
- the yaaA gene encoding peroxide stress protein YaaA codes for the protein MKIITSPAKLMNIENSTDLLRTSTPKFIEEAELIQSHLKHKSPKYLSELMEISAKLADENWERNQKWKSKPTAKESAPAMFAFTGEVYRGLDAKTLDKNAVDYLQKNYRILSGLYGLLKPSDKVMLYRLEMGRNFEFENYKNLYGFWTEKVTELLNSEMKKNEILLNLASNEYIKVVDRKKLNHQVIDFDFYEIKDGKLKTIVVYTKHARGLVVRFCAETNAKTLNDVKAFNYEGYRIDEEKSTDTKLVFTR
- a CDS encoding CPBP family intramembrane glutamic endopeptidase translates to MSLNGRYSLGIILTFVLLAASMLFSIPTINSFLNYKTLTSDLFFYDRLSLWLILILVLVYNFFIENRSFFVWEEKKYTPLFYLGAVISLYFICVFGGAFLNAIIIFLTEEKVSKRLLEFKILFNNNYFLIIFTCLTAGVIEELLMRAYIQPRIEKIYNSPIMGVVGSATLFGILHSTYGTIGQVVIPFFIGIVFALFYKKYSNIKILIICHFLIDFISMMIMNFMDSKHLSLLNL
- a CDS encoding L-threonylcarbamoyladenylate synthase yields the protein MAKILKIYPDNPQENLINEVIKTLNNGGLIIYPSDTIYALGCNIFDIKAMEKLAQIKKQKLEKSKFSIICNDLSHLSDFTKPIDTSVFRFLKSHLPGPFTFILEANKSLPLAYKGHKTIGIRVPDHSIPQLIVEKLGHPIASTSIRDDDEILEYSTDPELIAEKYDHLVDIVIDSGYGDNIASTIVDLTSGEPEIIRQGKGEI